The Deltaproteobacteria bacterium genome window below encodes:
- a CDS encoding aldehyde ferredoxin oxidoreductase, translating into MEKILRINMGAEGGPKVSEGPVGEFAGMGGRAMTSAIVSKEVPPSCHPLGSDNKLVIAPGLLSGTTAAMSGRLSVGCKSPLTGGIKEANAGGQPSQVLARLGYAAIVLEGKPKDDTLYKVVINQEGVTIQPDNSLKMLPNYDLIEKMKAEYGDQIACISIGPAGEMKLAAASIACTDMELRPTRHAGRGGVGAVMGSKGVKVIVLDDTGKTMRAPKDPEKFKEASKIWVKGLQEHPVTGQGLPAYGTNVLTNVLNEAGGYPTYNFKEGRFAGAAKISGETQAELETARGGLATHGCHRGCVIRCSGIFNDKDGHYVTKQPEYETVWAHGGNCAIDDLDVIAQLDFLDDNYGLD; encoded by the coding sequence ATGGAGAAAATTTTAAGAATCAATATGGGGGCTGAAGGCGGCCCAAAGGTGAGTGAGGGACCAGTAGGCGAATTTGCCGGAATGGGGGGCCGGGCCATGACTTCGGCCATCGTATCTAAAGAAGTACCCCCCTCTTGTCATCCTCTGGGTTCGGACAATAAACTGGTCATTGCCCCGGGCCTGTTAAGCGGAACCACAGCGGCCATGTCCGGCCGGCTCTCTGTCGGTTGCAAGAGCCCTTTAACCGGGGGGATCAAGGAAGCCAATGCCGGAGGGCAGCCTTCTCAGGTCTTGGCCCGCCTGGGTTATGCAGCCATCGTCCTGGAAGGAAAGCCGAAGGATGATACTCTTTATAAGGTGGTTATCAACCAGGAAGGCGTTACGATTCAACCGGATAACAGCCTGAAGATGCTACCTAATTATGATCTGATCGAAAAGATGAAGGCCGAATATGGGGATCAAATCGCCTGTATTTCCATTGGTCCGGCCGGAGAAATGAAGCTGGCCGCCGCCTCTATTGCCTGTACGGATATGGAACTGAGACCTACCCGTCATGCCGGCCGCGGAGGGGTCGGCGCAGTAATGGGTTCCAAAGGGGTCAAGGTGATCGTCCTGGACGACACCGGCAAGACGATGCGAGCTCCCAAAGACCCTGAGAAATTCAAAGAAGCCTCAAAAATATGGGTCAAGGGTCTTCAGGAACATCCGGTCACCGGCCAGGGGCTCCCGGCTTACGGGACCAATGTCTTGACCAATGTCCTGAATGAAGCCGGCGGCTATCCTACCTACAACTTTAAGGAAGGCCGCTTTGCCGGTGCGGCCAAAATCAGCGGTGAAACCCAGGCCGAATTGGAAACGGCCCGGGGAGGGCTGGCCACCCACGGCTGCCATCGGGGTTGTGTTATCCGTTGTTCCGGGATTTTTAATGACAAGGACGGCCATTATGTTACCAAACAACCGGAATATGAGACGGTTTGGGCCCATGGCGGGAATTGCGCCATTGATGATTTAGACGTGATTGCCCAGTTGGATTTTCTGGATGACAATTACGGTCTGGAC
- a CDS encoding MoaD/ThiS family protein → MKIQLRLFASLAGYLPDQNTGGPFNTLEIEEGTTIKTILNRLRVPSEIPKIIFLNGIHADETTVLKEGDRLGIFPPLAGG, encoded by the coding sequence TTGAAGATTCAATTACGTCTCTTTGCTTCCCTGGCTGGATATCTGCCGGATCAAAACACCGGCGGCCCTTTTAATACATTGGAAATCGAAGAAGGGACGACCATCAAGACCATTTTGAACCGCTTAAGGGTTCCTTCTGAGATACCAAAAATCATCTTTTTAAATGGGATCCATGCCGATGAAACCACCGTTTTAAAAGAGGGAGATCGGTTGGGTATTTTCCCCCCTTTAGCCGGTGGGTAA
- a CDS encoding tRNA 4-thiouridine(8) synthase ThiI — MKRSIRAIGLLSGGLDSMLAARLILDQGIKVEGVAFITPFFGAEKARRAAEQLKIPLTVLDITPEHWVMLRSPRFGYGKGMNPCIDCHALMVRKAAEKLEEMEAGFLFTGEVLGQRPFSQTRPSLRAVEKESGLLDRILRPLSALLLKETRPEEEGLVDRSRLLDISGRSRKRQMKLAEEYGLTDYPAPAGGCLLTDPIFSIRLKELFSCPREPQIREVELLKAGRHFRLYSEIKIIIGRNKIENELIEKWSLPEDGWARVAEFPGPLALAPGGITRPEDWEKLAQLCLTYSDAPGDREVLVQLGQGDRIWQIKLLRPAKEDFREWMIG, encoded by the coding sequence ATGAAACGTTCCATTAGAGCTATCGGTTTACTTTCCGGGGGCTTAGACAGTATGTTAGCCGCCCGGCTTATTTTAGACCAGGGGATTAAGGTGGAAGGGGTTGCCTTTATCACTCCCTTTTTCGGGGCTGAAAAAGCCCGGAGGGCCGCGGAGCAATTAAAGATTCCTTTAACCGTTTTGGATATAACCCCGGAACATTGGGTGATGCTCAGATCGCCCCGATTCGGCTATGGTAAAGGGATGAACCCCTGTATTGATTGTCACGCCCTCATGGTCCGCAAGGCCGCGGAAAAGCTGGAAGAGATGGAAGCCGGTTTTCTCTTCACAGGAGAAGTCCTTGGTCAAAGACCCTTTTCCCAAACCAGACCATCCTTGCGGGCGGTTGAAAAGGAATCCGGGTTGCTTGACCGCATCCTTCGGCCCCTAAGCGCCCTCCTGTTAAAAGAGACCAGGCCGGAAGAGGAGGGTTTGGTCGATCGTTCCCGGCTCCTGGATATCAGTGGCCGGTCTCGAAAACGGCAGATGAAATTAGCCGAAGAATATGGACTGACTGATTATCCTGCTCCGGCCGGAGGCTGTCTGTTAACAGATCCCATTTTTTCCATCCGTTTAAAGGAATTGTTTTCCTGTCCCAGGGAACCTCAAATCCGGGAAGTGGAATTACTGAAAGCCGGTCGGCATTTTCGGTTATATTCGGAGATCAAAATCATTATCGGCCGAAACAAGATCGAAAATGAATTGATCGAAAAATGGTCTCTTCCTGAAGACGGCTGGGCCCGTGTGGCCGAATTTCCTGGTCCCCTGGCCCTGGCTCCTGGGGGAATAACCAGGCCGGAAGATTGGGAAAAACTGGCTCAACTCTGTCTGACCTATAGCGATGCCCCGGGAGACCGTGAGGTCCTGGTGCAATTGGGACAAGGGGATCGGATATGGCAGATCAAACTTCTCAGACCGGCCAAAGAGGATTTCAGGGAATGGATGATTGGATAA